A section of the Ictalurus punctatus breed USDA103 chromosome 8, Coco_2.0, whole genome shotgun sequence genome encodes:
- the mrnip gene encoding MRN complex-interacting protein isoform X1, with protein sequence MVQEFHVLRCFSCRTFQVQQVKKSKKWSCKLCGEKQSLIKEYGRGTGADCRRHVQKLNSLRGELLEVETERARTRWEEEEEECGVEVGPGDETQNLEQKTRVVSRWSKYVDRGENGPEGDDEHQEEEENVYTDTEQCRQRNIRKRKKSSTSGDARGRGTAGGDEDADAARCGAMRLPSQPRRHGDTVKPSPLVSHSSKGFPRTSTSQRTDALCCSPAASLGSEHISAYNGSQSSAGADKQSSAELSTMSLKPSVPLSSFFATSSFHQHPTQSKPQANDSKWARFLPSVCVEDDEDEVPLQNAGSRMSSGGSEGALVAKVFSVEKCRAGNVYELPSSPNITSRPVGSHKPLPTAKRPCPALSFNTLFHTNEDFDDTY encoded by the exons GTCAAGAAGAGCAAAAAATGGAGCTGCAAGCTGTGTGGGGAGAAACAGTCGCTTATCAAG GAATACGGCAGAGGAACCGGTGCGGACTGCAGACGCCACGTACAGAAACTGAATTCGTTGCGCGGAGAACTGCTAGAGGTGGAAACCGAAAGAGCCCGGACTCGGTG ggaggaggaggaggaggagtgcgGCGTCGAAGTCGGCCCTGGAGATGAGACTCAAAATTTGGAGCAGAAG ACACGGGTCGTAAGCCGCTGGAGTAAATATGTGGACCGGGGAGAGAATGGGCCAGAAGGTGATGATGAGCAtcaggaggaagaagagaacGTTTACACAGACACGGAGCAGTGCCGTCAGCGTAACATCAG aaaaaggaagaaaagcaGTACTTCAGGGGATGCTCGTGGACGCGGTACTGCCGGTGGAGATGAGGACGCGGACGCTGCTCGTTGTGGGGCTATGCGACTGCCGTCTCAG CCTCGTCGGCATGGCGACACCGTCAAACCGTCGCCTCTGGTATCGCACTCTTCAAAAGGATTCCCACGCACCAGTACAAGCCAGAGAACTGATGCTCTTTGTTGTTCTCCGGCTGCATCACTGGGCTCGGAACACATTAGCGCATATAATGGTTCCCAGTCCTCCGCTGGAGCAGATAAGCAGTCTTCTGCAGAGTTAAGCACAATGTCTCTTAAGCCCTCGGTTCCCTTAAGCAGTTTCTTTGCGACATCATCCTTTCATCAGCATCCCACCCAATCTAAACCGCAAGCCAACGACTCCAAGTGGGCCCGATTTCTCCCGTCCGTCTGCGTCGAAGACGACGAGGACGAGGTTCCACTTCAAAACGCCGGAAGCCGTATGAGCAGTGGTGGGAGCGAAGGAGCTCTGGTGGcgaaggtgttcagtgtggaGAAATGTAGGGCTGGAAATGTGTACGAACTGCCTAGCAGTCCAAACATCACATCAAGACCTGTTGGCTCTCACAAGCCACTACCTACCGCTAAAAGACCGTGTCCCGCCCTTTCttttaacacattattccatACAAATGAGGACTTTGACGACACGTATTAA
- the mrnip gene encoding MRN complex-interacting protein isoform X2 has protein sequence MVQEFHVLRCFSCRTFQVQQVKKSKKWSCKLCGEKQSLIKEYGRGTGADCRRHVQKLNSLRGELLEVETERARTRWEEEEEECGVEVGPGDETQNLEQKTRVVSRWSKYVDRGENGPEGDDEHQEEEENVYTDTEQCRQRNIRKRKKSSTSGDARGRGTAGGDEDADAARCGAMRLPSQYACLACFHIAPSYYRSLVGMATPSNRRLWYRTLQKDSHAPVQARELMLFVVLRLHHWARNTLAHIMVPSPPLEQISSLLQS, from the exons GTCAAGAAGAGCAAAAAATGGAGCTGCAAGCTGTGTGGGGAGAAACAGTCGCTTATCAAG GAATACGGCAGAGGAACCGGTGCGGACTGCAGACGCCACGTACAGAAACTGAATTCGTTGCGCGGAGAACTGCTAGAGGTGGAAACCGAAAGAGCCCGGACTCGGTG ggaggaggaggaggaggagtgcgGCGTCGAAGTCGGCCCTGGAGATGAGACTCAAAATTTGGAGCAGAAG ACACGGGTCGTAAGCCGCTGGAGTAAATATGTGGACCGGGGAGAGAATGGGCCAGAAGGTGATGATGAGCAtcaggaggaagaagagaacGTTTACACAGACACGGAGCAGTGCCGTCAGCGTAACATCAG aaaaaggaagaaaagcaGTACTTCAGGGGATGCTCGTGGACGCGGTACTGCCGGTGGAGATGAGGACGCGGACGCTGCTCGTTGTGGGGCTATGCGACTGCCGTCTCAG tacgCTTGTCTCGCATGTTTTCATATTGCTCCTTCATATTATCGCAGCCTCGTCGGCATGGCGACACCGTCAAACCGTCGCCTCTGGTATCGCACTCTTCAAAAGGATTCCCACGCACCAGTACAAGCCAGAGAACTGATGCTCTTTGTTGTTCTCCGGCTGCATCACTGGGCTCGGAACACATTAGCGCATATAATGGTTCCCAGTCCTCCGCTGGAGCAGATAAGCAGTCTTCTGCAGAGTTAA